The Agrobacterium vitis genome has a segment encoding these proteins:
- a CDS encoding DMT family transporter, with protein MTPVSPILSNPLRGMALMAGCMLVLPGMDAIAKYMANIEGMSPGQVTFYRFFFQLACTLPFLVALQGSKAFTAKRPFLNLLRGALHGAASLCFFAAVKYMPLADVFAIYFVEPFILTALSALFLGDKVGWRRWLAILIGFGGAMIVIQPSWEVFGATSLLPVLCAFLFALYMFLNRAIGNADSPMTMQTMSGVGGTIFMGGAMLIGQSAGSADFTASLPTSVTGLLLLVLLGVLSGHIHLLVVKAFRMAPLSVLAPFQYFEIIAATILGYVLFDDFPSPSKWLGIGIIVASGLFILWREHRSASADKALAAT; from the coding sequence ATGACGCCTGTCTCCCCCATTCTTTCCAATCCGTTGCGCGGTATGGCCCTGATGGCGGGCTGCATGCTTGTGCTGCCGGGCATGGACGCGATTGCCAAATACATGGCCAATATCGAAGGCATGTCGCCGGGGCAGGTTACCTTCTACCGATTCTTCTTCCAGCTTGCCTGCACCCTGCCCTTTCTGGTCGCATTGCAAGGCAGCAAAGCCTTTACCGCCAAGCGACCGTTTCTCAACCTGCTGCGGGGCGCGTTGCATGGCGCGGCAAGCCTGTGTTTTTTCGCCGCCGTCAAATATATGCCGCTCGCCGATGTGTTCGCGATCTATTTCGTCGAGCCGTTCATCCTGACAGCGCTGTCGGCGCTGTTTCTGGGTGACAAGGTCGGATGGCGGCGCTGGCTTGCCATCCTGATTGGCTTTGGCGGCGCGATGATCGTCATCCAGCCAAGCTGGGAGGTTTTCGGCGCAACCTCGCTGCTGCCGGTACTCTGCGCCTTCCTGTTTGCGCTTTATATGTTTCTCAACCGCGCCATCGGTAATGCCGACTCGCCAATGACCATGCAGACCATGTCAGGCGTCGGTGGTACAATTTTCATGGGCGGCGCGATGCTGATCGGCCAATCCGCAGGCAGTGCCGATTTCACAGCCTCGCTTCCCACCAGCGTGACCGGTCTGCTGCTGCTGGTTCTGCTCGGTGTTCTCTCAGGCCATATACACCTTCTTGTGGTGAAGGCCTTTCGCATGGCACCGCTTTCGGTGCTCGCACCGTTCCAGTATTTCGAGATCATTGCGGCGACTATTCTCGGCTATGTGCTGTTTGATGATTTCCCGTCGCCGTCGAAATGGCTGGGCATCGGCATCATCGTCGCCTCCGGCCTATTCATTCTATGGCGCGAACACCGCAGCGCCTCAGCCGACAAGGCTCTGGCTGCGACCTGA